DNA from Colletotrichum higginsianum IMI 349063 chromosome 7 map unlocalized unitig_7, whole genome shotgun sequence:
TCGCGTACCAGACCTCGTCCCGTCGTCACCGGAACGAGGGGACCCCATCTTCGGCATGATGATCTGCAACGACAGGCGCTGGGCCGAGAGCTGGCGCGTcttgggcctgcagggcgtcgaggtcgttcTCTGCGGCTACAACACGGCGGGCTTCGCGCCTCATCTCTGGGGTTCCAGCGCCGACATGGACCCGGACGAAGCGCGCAGCAAGGCCCTGTTCCATCACAAACTGGTCATGCAGGCGCACAGCTACACGAACGCGTGCTTCAGCATCAGCGCGGCCAGGtgcgggctcgacgacgggAAGTACGACCTCATCGGGGGGAGCTGCATCACCGGGCCTGAAGGCGAGCTCATCGCCGAAGCGTCCACGACCGAAGACGAGGTGGTGTACGCCGAGATCAACCTCGACGCGTGCCGACCGGGCAAGGAGCGCACCTTTGACTTTGCCAGGCATCGGCGGGTAGAGCACTACAGCTGCATCACGGAGCAGACCGGCGTCGTAGAGCCTCCCAAACTGGGTCCTCAAGGACGAACGCTGGTGAACGGCGTTCACgggaagaaggacaagaagattcgcgtcctcctcgtcaaccCGAACAGCACGCGCGCCATGACCGACGCATGCGTCTCCATGGTGGAGAGCCAACTCCCCTCGGACGTGATCGTCACCGGATTCACCGCACCCAGACCGTCCCCGTCGGCCATCGAGGGCAGTTTCGACAACGTCATGTCCGCAGCGGCCGCCGCGCGGGCAGTCCTCCCCCTCGCAGCGAcccacgacgccgtcctgGTGGCGTGCTACTCCGACCACGCCCTCATCCGCATGCTCCGCGAGGAACTGCCGCGCCAGCccgtcatcggcatcatGGAGGCTTCGCTCTTCGCTGCGCGGACACTCGGGGGCCGCTTCGGTCTCATCGCCGTGAGCGAGCGGTCCAGGGTGCTGCACGAGGACAGCATCCACCACTACGGCTTCTCGACGTCCTGCGCCGGCGTGCTCTCGTGCGGGCTGGGCGTGCTGGATCTCCACGAGAAGAGCCAGGACGAGGTGATGGGCATCATGGCCAACGTCGGCAAGCGGTtggtggaggagaagggcgccgacgtgctGCTGCTAGGATGTGCGGGGATGACGCCTCTGAAGCCGgccgtcgaagccgccgttGGGGACGATGTGCAGGTTGTCGATGGCGTGTTGGCCGGGGTGCATCATCTCGTGGGTTTGGTGCGGATGGGCGGCGCCACGGCGAAAAGAGGCGTCTACAAGAGCTCCGCTGCAGGGCGCAAAGCAAGGGGCCAGGACTGGATTTGAGGATATTGTGGTCCTCTGATAGTTAATAAAGCGTGAAGAACAAGACCAGTGATTGCATTACGAGGGTATCGATCCTTCGGTCTGCGTGCTGTTGATTGCAGGGTTGTTCATCCCGCGCCCAATCGGCCAATTCTCCGTTATCAAACAGCCCCGGACAACTAACTGCAGCCCAACCGTGTCTGTTTATGGGGGTGGGGGCGCGGGGAATGTTCATGTCGAGAGCAACAGACATGAGAACCGGCCTTCTTGAAAACTTACTCAAAGTCTAagggttgatgatgatgatgatgttttGAAGGCCAGACATCATGGAGATCGCCACACAATCCAAGACCACGTCGTGCAACAACAGGAACCGGCATCCCTGCGACTTCTGCCGCTACAAGCGCGCAGCCTGTCTGCTCTGCGGCCCCCCGCCGTGTGAGCTATGCAAGAGGCAAGGAAAGGAATGCACTTTTGTCGAGGGCCCGAACAAGAGGAGACGGACGGCGGGGCGCTACCGGAGCCCCTcgggcgatgccgatgagGCTCTGGATCAGCACAAACAGGGGGCGGCCGCGGATGCCAACTCAagatcgccgtcgtcggagATGGAGTCTCCGGTTGAGCAGGTCATCTATGCTCGAATGGGAGAGGACTCGGTGAGCCCGGCACAAGTCATGACGCAATCTTCTCCCCCTGCTGCTGAGGAGCATCACAAAGATGGCCATGTCCTCTCTCCATCGTCGCTGGATGCGAGACCCGGCCACAACGCCCAGGTCATTGGCCTCAGCGGCGAGTCTGACCCATACCTGCTCAACTTGTATCGATtcgacgacaaggacgaaTGTAGGTTTCCGCAGCTTCAGATCAGAAACATGGGTATGGACGACGGGGTCCCGGTCCACTTTATGATCCAGAGCAACTCGTTAGCGAGCAACGCAAAACCTGGCGACCTCGGCATGAGTGAGGCTGACATCAGGGCGGAGATCACGGGTATGGTTTCTGACGATGTTGGGAAGAGGCTCATCAACCTGTAAGACAACCCCCCAGTTCACCTTTACAACCCTCAGAAATTGAACAGCAACAAGGTTCTGGCGTTACGTCCAGCCATATTTCCCGGTTGTGTCCGTGGAATTCACGCTTCGCGAGATTCACAGCGAACCATCAGCGTTCCCAGCCTCTCTCCTTGCGGCAATCTACGGACATACGCTGCCGTTCTGGGTCTTTGACGATAAGCTCTGTGCAGATGTCTATACTCCGCCCTCAGCAGACAGACTCTTCGAGCTGGCATGGATGGCCGCTGTCTCACAGTTCCACACCCCTTCCCTTGCCACCGTCCAGACCATGCTGCTGATGATCCAACGACGCCCAACCAACCGACATGTGGCAGACACGCCGTTCAAATGGGTCATGCTGGCGGACACCGTAGCGCTCGCACAATGTCTTGGTCTCAACCTGGACCCGGCCGACTGGTCAATACCCCCCTGGGAGAAGCGCCTGCGTCGGCGTCTGGCCTGGGCCGTCTACGTCCAAGACCGATGGCTGAGCTTGAATTTCGGCAGGAGTTCGCACATCCAGGAATGCGACTGGGACGTCTCGCCGCTTACTCCGAATGATTTTGGCGAGCTGTCTGGACTGGAAGAAGAGCCTGCCGTATCACATCATTTCCTCCACCTGGCATCGCTCACCCAGATCGTGTCCAGCATCCACCAAAACATGTTGTAAGTTACCCTCCCCTATGGTATCATGAAAGCACACAGCGAGATGGAATTGACTGAGTCTCTGGTAGCTCTATCAAAGCAACGAGGACACTGTCGAAATCCTTGGAAGCAAGTTTCGAAGTCGCCAGGCCATTGCGGatcgagctggccgagtGGCTGCAAAGCCACCCGGACGTCGGTGGCCAGCCCAGCGCAGCGACACCGTTCCACGGACTCGACGGCAACGGAAGCCTGAGACTGGCCTACATCACGGCCAAAGTCGCCGTCTTCAAAGCGCTCCTGCGACCGAAGAGCACAGAGGCCCCGATCGAAGCCCGCGCAGCGTTGCGGACGGGCGCCATGGCCGTCGCTCGCGAGATGTACGACTTCCTGTCCAAGTTGGGCGCTCACCATCTGGAGGCTTTTTGGCATTCTTGTACGACGCCTTCATTGTTTATTACTAGATACATACGGGTTTCACAACAGCTGACAAAACGCAGATTCTCGCGTCAACTTTGCGATTGCGAACAACTTCATCGTCCTGTTGTTCGCCCTCTCTTCGACGCCGGCAGATGCCGAGGATTCGCTGAACCTACTCACGCAGTGGCGGAGTCTGTTGCGCATAAAGTCGAGGAGCTGCGATCTCCTCAACCTGAGTCTGCTTCGCTTAGACGCCGTCTTTGTTGCTGGGCTGGGGAAGCTCATCGATCTTacgcccgcggcggcagaggcggcTTCAAGTCGGAACTTGTAGCGATATGATGTTGGATCAATGGAGGACCAACCCTCCTTGTTTTCAACGGGTCGGTGGTGTGTTCTGACAACTTTGAACGTTAGCCGCGATGGCATTGCTGGCAGTGAATGTGAATGGCAAGACGGCTGTCTATGGATGATATTGACGGATGTGGTGCTGTCAGACAATTGTAGCAAACAATAGCAACAGACAGCAGCAACGGGCGATAGTGGCACAACAGAATCATGATACCTGGGACGAGAACCTCAGACTAGTTTACCCTCTCGACGCCAGCTATCCAGCCACCCACGCACCATTGCAACATCAACAGGTCGGCCTGAGTCTGCTCTGGTTTGGAACGTCACCCCTTCGCCGTTtccgccgccctcggccatggcctgGAAGAATCCCAATAGCTTCATTGCCGGTGTTTGATCAGCTCCTGTGCTGCCATTCGACTTGGCCTCCAATCGAGCGACCCATTCCCTCATGTCAAGCCTCTCAAACTGCCTTCCGGAAGCTTCCTCGAGAGTTCCGAGCAGCTCATCCCATGAAATGGTATCCAGGTTTGTGAGATTCGTCACCGTGTAAGAGGCCTCCCTCGAAGAGAACACGGCCTCTTGGATGGCCTCTGCACACACATCGACCGGAAGCCAGTCCACCTCTGTCTTCAACATCGGCATAGCCGACAGAAAATCCAAGCCGGCCATCATCATGATCGGCCACATTTCTGTATGGTTCCACGTCCCCAACCTGGTGTGGCCGCAGAGCTGGCCGACTCGGAGGACACGCACGGGCACGTTGCGCGACGAAGCGTAGTGCTGCGTcagctgctcgacgatgaaCTTGGACTGCGCGTATCCAGTCGCCAGAGCGTTTGCGGGATCCGGACCGAGGGGGAGTTCTGGGATTACGGTGCCGGCCGGACTTCCCATCGCGGCGGCCACGCTGCTCATGAAAGAAAACGTCTTTTTCTTGCCTTTGAGACAAAAGGACATCAGGCTCATTGTGCCTGAAGAATGGTCAGTCTATCTACGCCTTTTGTTGTACGGTGACATGGGAAAACGTACCTCGAAGACAGTCAGCCTCGAACTGCTGGACTGGCTGGTTAAAATCCAGTTTCCACGCGTTGTGCATCACGACCGtgacctcgtccgccagcTTTTGGTATGTCTGCTGGTCCACACCTAGCCTTTCGTCCGTCATGTCGTAGCCTATCCCGCGAATCTTGTCGCTTTGGTAGATTTTCTCGGGATATCCCCTGGCTCTGAGGGACTCTACAACTCGGGCTTGGGGATCGGTTCCACGGACGGCGCAGTAGATTGCCTTCACAGATGAGAGCTGAACCAAGACCTCCAGAAGCGCATTGCCTAGAGAACCGCTTGCCCCCGTCAGGTAGACGACTTCACCGTCCTTGGAGTCAGCTGTTGAGCCTGTCGATTGGGCCCAGTTGTCTACTTCACTGTTCAGGCGTTGGATGGTCGACTTGATCCACTCGTGACGCTCTTTTTTCATCTTGTCGTTGGCGCCGAAAGTGGCATCACCGGAGCGACGCAGGAAATCGAAGAGTCCTTTTGCTGTGGGATACTCAAAGACAAACATCAAAGGGAAGCTTCCAAACGACTTGACCAGCTTCGAGCGGATCTCGACAGCTTTGAGAGAGTCGAGCCCGAGTTCGTACCAGTTGCGATCAGGCTTGACTTCTTCGACCACGACGCCGAAGGTATCTGCGACTGCTTCCTGGACAGTCTGCATAGTCGGGCATCCACTTTCGTCTGTTGGTCCGTCGATGAGACAAGGGACAGTCTCTGGCTTGCCCAAGAAGCGGTCGTACAAGTCCTCGACCCGATGGCCAAAGAGTCCCCAAGCAATGTTGCGCCGGACGTTCCCTTTCGGCGTGACTGGCAGAGTCTCACCCCTTTCGAGGATGAGCATCAGCTGCCGCGAGATTCTGGAGTACGTCGGCGTCTTCTCGTTGACGCAACTGACCGCACTCCAAACGGCTTTCTCGAAGTCTATTTCTAGTCGTCGGTTGTCTACCCTGTCCCAATCAACTTCGACAATGACAGAAGGACAGGGATTCCCGGTCCCAAAGACAgccgtcttcttcaccaCGCTATTCTTGTCCTCCTCAAGGGCCATAGCGAGCGCCGCAGCATGACTCTTCTCGCCGTTCGAATGAACCAAAATATCATCCCGGCGACCCTGGAGCACAAAGTACCCGCTCGCCGGAGGCTCCTCGAGAAACAGATCGCCAGTGCGGTACGGGTTgggcgcgtcgtcgtcgagccagAGCTCCGCTGCCAGAGGGAAGCCTTTGTACACGACGCACTCGAACAGACCCTCTCCAACAGGTTCCATCCGCACCAACGGTGACTCGGGATAGAGGTTGCGAAAGCGATAGACGTCCGGGTTTTCTCTTGTGTGCGGAATCGTTCTGAGCGGCGGGCCGGTTTCGGTCGTTCCGTACGTGGTCTTGATGTTCACGCCGAGAGACTGGAGCTTGGACAAAGTAGCTGGCAGGAGTGGTGCTCCGCCTGGTTGAAGAACCTTCAGGTTGGTAAGGGGGGTGAAGTCTTTTGTCGTCAGGGAGATGTATTCAGTCAAGTCTTCAATCACCGAAGGCGCGCAGTGAAGACAGTCGGCAGGATATCCCAGGGAATCAAGTGTTTTCCATGCCGAGAGAATGGCACTCGGAGCTGGAGGCCACTTCTCCGGGGGCAGAGTGGTTGGCAGCCCGTTTGGTATGCCTGAGAGGGCGATGGACAGGCCAGCGATATGAAATCTGCGGTATTCGTgtgagtttttttttttttgcttccTCATTCGGAACCATTGGTACACTCACAGGGGAAAACAGAGGTACCAGTTTTCGATGAAGTACTCCGGCATGAGTCTATACATACGCCCAATTTGGCACAAACTCCGGTTGGTGTGTATGATGGGCTTGGGTACGCCAGTCGACCCCGAGGAATGGATGATCATGGAGTGCAAGTTCCACTCGTCGTTCGTCTCATAGACTACCAGAGTCTTTTGGTCAATGTCGCTGCGTCTCTGAAGCTCGTTTAGACCAATAAGCTGGGTTACTGGCAGTTCACATCTGTCATCGCCTTCTCCGCGAAGTGACGCCTCGTTAGCCTCGTCTGCAATAACCGCTACAGCATTGCACACTTTAAGCAGGTGATCTCTGGTTTCGGTCGAGTTCTTGTTGCTGAGAAGCAGCGTCCGTACACGGAGGCGATTGAGGGCGATTTGAGTGATCAAGTATGCGACCGAACTGCCGGTTCCCAGCAGTGCAAACGTAGGCTGCTGGCCAGTCTCATTGGCGGTGTCCAGTTGTCCTTGGAACTGCTCGCCATAGTACTCTGAGGCTTTGCAACTCAGCTGGTGCACCTGGGCCCAGTCCAGAATGTCGAATGAGTTGCCAATAGGATATATGAATGCGGGCTGCGACGGTTGAGTGGCGGCATTGTGCTCTACCAGCGCGGCGACACTCGTCAATTTTGGATTTGAGAATCTAAATCCGACGACAGTCAGCATCCAATTCCTTGGTGGTTCAGGGTCACTTCGTACTTTGTGCTGTGTGGCTCTCCGTGCATGTACCAGAGTTCTCTCAACCTCTCGTCGGCACTTGGTGAAGGAAACACCATCGGGTCCAGCATCGTGGGCGCCAAGGACGGCTCCAAGTCAAGCGTCGCGATGGGTGCCATTCTGAGACAAGAAAATAGATctgaaagttgaggggtaaGTTCGTTAGTATTCCCCGACAGATCTGCTAGTTTCACCGATATATCATGGATCATGGATACAAAACCTTTCTCTGCTCTAATCATTACTTTCCAGGTCTTGAAATTCCGTCCCGGTGGCTTGAGAATACTATCGATAATCTAGAAACTCTCGCCACCGGGGCTTTCCACGGATAAGACCAGACTGTGCCCTATCCGGAGTTCTGTGTCTGTCGGATAGGACAGCCAGATAGGCCAATGGAATGACTATACCCGGATTCGTACTCTGATAGCGCGCCAACGCCTATCAACGTTATCTCCAAAGAACCGACAAGGGGTGAGCAGCGGGCTGGGCGGCGTGATAGCCGGATCACTCCTGATAAGCGGTGCCGCGGAGACAACGTAAGACATCAGGAGTAGTCCGGACACGAGAATTCCTAAAGAAAAACTCAAAACAATTTGTCGTTCAAGTTTTGCAATCGAATTAGACAATCAGAAAGAAAGACCCTCCACGTCGAAACACTCCAGCGTTGCTCTGCACCAAACCGGCCTGACGATCCTCATTCCATCATCACCAAACACTGGGCGGGAAAACACAAATCGAAATCATGGGTCTCCGGAAGCGCTTGGTGCTCCGCTCCGAGAGCGAGGCGCTCGGGACCGAAGGCGGCCGGCTATCCAATAAGGACATGGACCCGATCCCGCTGGGCTCGCCGGAGCGGACCTGGGGCTGGCCGAGCCTGCTC
Protein-coding regions in this window:
- a CDS encoding Carbon-nitrogen hydrolase, whose protein sequence is MASRTLKVAAAQMGTTNYTDARSKTLDRMLALLDDAAAKGAQLVLFPETAFTTFFPRHLINDPVELDSFFEHGDIVTQPQTKPLFDKATERGTDIAVGFAEKTDDGETFNSCVYFHAKSGSILSKYRKIHLPGDFEPFADPNATNQLEKRYFKPGDLGFNAFRVPDLVPSSPERGDPIFGMMICNDRRWAESWRVLGLQGVEVVLCGYNTAGFAPHLWGSSADMDPDEARSKALFHHKLVMQAHSYTNACFSISAARCGLDDGKYDLIGGSCITGPEGELIAEASTTEDEVVYAEINLDACRPGKERTFDFARHRRVEHYSCITEQTGVVEPPKLGPQGRTLVNGVHGKKDKKIRVLLVNPNSTRAMTDACVSMVESQLPSDVIVTGFTAPRPSPSAIEGSFDNVMSAAAAARAVLPLAATHDAVLVACYSDHALIRMLREELPRQPVIGIMEASLFAARTLGGRFGLIAVSERSRVLHEDSIHHYGFSTSCAGVLSCGLGVLDLHEKSQDEVMGIMANVGKRLVEEKGADVLLLGCAGMTPLKPAVEAAVGDDVQVVDGVLAGVHHLVGLVRMGGATAKRGVYKSSAAGRKARGQDWI
- a CDS encoding Fungal specific transcription factor, with amino-acid sequence MEIATQSKTTSCNNRNRHPCDFCRYKRAACLLCGPPPCELCKRQGKECTFVEGPNKRRRTAGRYRSPSGDADEALDQHKQGAAADANSRSPSSEMESPVEQVIYARMGEDSVSPAQVMTQSSPPAAEEHHKDGHVLSPSSLDARPGHNAQVIGLSGESDPYLLNLYRFDDKDECRFPQLQIRNMGMDDGVPVHFMIQSNSLASNAKPGDLGMSEADIRAEITGMVSDDVGKRLINLFWRYVQPYFPVVSVEFTLREIHSEPSAFPASLLAAIYGHTLPFWVFDDKLCADVYTPPSADRLFELAWMAAVSQFHTPSLATVQTMLLMIQRRPTNRHVADTPFKWVMLADTVALAQCLGLNLDPADWSIPPWEKRLRRRLAWAVYVQDRWLSLNFGRSSHIQECDWDVSPLTPNDFGELSGLEEEPAVSHHFLHLASLTQIVSSIHQNMFSIKATRTLSKSLEASFEVARPLRIELAEWLQSHPDVGGQPSAATPFHGLDGNGSLRLAYITAKVAVFKALLRPKSTEAPIEARAALRTGAMAVAREMYDFLSKLGAHHLEAFWHSYSRVNFAIANNFIVLLFALSSTPADAEDSLNLLTQWRSLLRIKSRSCDLLNLSLLRLDAVFVAGLGKLIDLTPAAAEAASSRNL
- a CDS encoding L-aminoadipate-semialdehyde dehydrogenase — translated: MPEYFIENWYLCFPLFHIAGLSIALSGIPNGLPTTLPPEKWPPAPSAILSAWKTLDSLGYPADCLHCAPSVIEDLTEYISLTTKDFTPLTNLKVLQPGGAPLLPATLSKLQSLGVNIKTTYGTTETGPPLRTIPHTRENPDVYRFRNLYPESPLVRMEPVGEGLFECVVYKGFPLAAELWLDDDAPNPYRTGDLFLEEPPASGYFVLQGRRDDILVHSNGEKSHAAALAMALEEDKNSVVKKTAVFGTGNPCPSVIVEVDWDRVDNRRLEIDFEKAVWSAVSCVNEKTPTYSRISRQLMLILERGETLPVTPKGNVRRNIAWGLFGHRVEDLYDRFLGKPETVPCLIDGPTDESGCPTMQTVQEAVADTFGVVVEEVKPDRNWYELGLDSLKAVEIRSKLVKSFGSFPLMFVFEYPTAKGLFDFLRRSGDATFGANDKMKKERHEWIKSTIQRLNSEVDNWAQSTGSTADSKDGEVVYLTGASGSLGNALLEVLVQLSSVKAIYCAVRGTDPQARVVESLRARGYPEKIYQSDKIRGIGYDMTDERLGVDQQTYQKLADEVTVVMHNAWKLDFNQPVQQFEADCLRGTMSLMSFCLKGKKKTFSFMSSVAAAMGSPAGTVIPELPLGPDPANALATGYAQSKFIVEQLTQHYASSRNVPVRVLRVGQLCGHTRLGTWNHTEMWPIMMMAGLDFLSAMPMLKTEVDWLPVDVCAEAIQEAVFSSREASYTVTNLTNLDTISWDELLGTLEEASGRQFERLDMREWVARLEAKSNGSTGADQTPAMKLLGFFQAMAEGGGNGEGVTFQTRADSGRPVDVAMVRGWLDSWRREGKLV